TTTATTAACCTATTGGCCATGTTGGGCTGGAACGACGGTAGCGACAGGGAAATCTTTAACATGGAAGAATTGATTGCTAGTTTTTCTATTGACAGGATCAGCAAAGCGGGGGCTAAGTTTGATTTTGAAAAAGCAAAATGGTACAACCACGAATGGATTAAACATGCGGAGGCAGCAAAGCTGGCGCCATTGGTAGCGGCACAACTTTCTGAAAATGGCATCCAGGTAGCGGATGGTGTTTATTTAGAAAAGGTTATTGAGATGATCAAAGACCGTTGTCATCTTTTAACAGATTTTTTAACACAAAGCGCTTACTTTTTTGTTTCCCCTAAGGATTATGACCTCTCTGCGGTGAAACCAAAATGGACTACAGCAAAAACGGCTTTCTATCAGGAGTTTGCGCAGGAATTGAAAAACTTTGATACCGCGACAGCCCTGGAAGATAAATTTAAAGAACTGGCAACAGCTCATGAAATTAAGCCGGGAGAGCTGATGTTACCTTTTAGGATTATGCTGGTGGGTGGAAAGTTTGGCCCTGGTGTTTTTGATATTGCGTTAACGCTGGGTGCAGATGAGGCCATAAGCAGGATAAATTATGCTTTGGAAGCTTTAAACTAATTAGATACTATGCAATGGTTTGGTAAAGGTAGCGGTAACATTGAAGACCGCAGGGGAATGAGTGGAGGAACAGTCCTTGGTGGCGGCCTCGGGATCATTGTCGTGGTGCTCGGTTTAATCTTTGGTACAGACCTTACCGGTGTGGTTAACCAGCTGCCATTAAATACGGGGAGCCAAACTGAGGTTAAACCTACTGACCCTACTGATGCCCAGGGTAAATTTGTTGATGGTGTGCTGGAATCTACCAACCAGGTTTGGGAAAAGCAGTTTCAAAAAATGGGCAAAACCTATGAGGAACCCATACTTGTGCTGTTTGAAGGGTCTGTACAATCGGCCTGTGGAAATGCAAGCGCTGCTGTAGGCCCCTTTTACTGCCCTGCCGATCATAAAGTATACATCGACCTTAGTTTTTATAATGAATTAAAAGACCGTTTTGGTGCTGCGGGAGATTTTGCCCAGGCTTATGTGATTGCCCATGAGGTTGGACACCATGTGCAAAACCTGCTTGGCATATCTGATAAGATGGATAAGTACAGGAGACAGCTTAGTGAAAAGGAATACAATAAATTGTCTGTTAAGCTAGAATTGCAGGCTGATTTCCTTGCCGGCCTTTGGGCCCATGATGCTCAAAACCTGAAAGACTTTAAACTTGAAGATGGGGATATTGAAGAGGCCTTAAATGCGGCTAATGCTATTGGCGACGATAAGTTGCAAAAGCAGGCACAGGGAGAGGTAGTGCCAGATGCCTTTACGCATGGAACGTCGGCACAGCGCATGCAATGGTTTAGGAAAGGCTTTGAAACCGGCGACATTAAGCAGGGCGATACTTTCAATTTTGAACAACTTTAGTGAATTTCAAATAGTTTTACGACTTTTATGCGCTGCGACAAGGCCTGCCAGTATGGTCTTCCTTTAGCAACGTAAATTATTTATGGCTAATGATCCTTATTGTAGATGATACACCAGAGAACCTGATCTCGTTAAAAAAGGTTCTGGAAATAAATAACTTTGAAGTGGATACCGCCGCCTCTGGCGAAGAAGCCTTGAAAAAGGTCCTTAAAAATGCCTATGTATTAATTATTCTGGACGTGCAAATGCCGGGGATGGACGGCTTTGAAGTAGCTGAAGCAATTTCTGGCTATAGCAAAGCTAAAGAAACAGCCATTATTTTCCTCTCGGCAGCAAATACGGAGTCTAAATTTATCACTAAAGGATATTCATCGGGCGGGCTGGATTACATTACCAAGCCTGTTGATATGGACATCCTGTTGCTAAAAGTGAAAACCTTTTACCGCATTTACGAGCAAAGCCGCAAGCTTATTGAAATTCAAAATGCTTTACTGGAAGAGATAGAGTTTCGTAAGAAGGCGGAAAATAAAAAGGATGAATTTATTAGTATTGCCAGTCACGAATTAAAAACGCCCCTCACCAGTGTTAAGGGATATGTGCAGCTTTTAGAGCGGAGCGTAGACCGGGGAGATATGGATACGGTTAAAAAGCATCTGGCTAAGGCACAGGTACAGTTAGAGAAGCTTAATGACCTGATTGCCGATTTGCTGGACATTTCAAAAATAGAAAGCGGAAAGTTG
The nucleotide sequence above comes from Pedobacter sp. MC2016-14. Encoded proteins:
- a CDS encoding hybrid sensor histidine kinase/response regulator, which produces MILIVDDTPENLISLKKVLEINNFEVDTAASGEEALKKVLKNAYVLIILDVQMPGMDGFEVAEAISGYSKAKETAIIFLSAANTESKFITKGYSSGGLDYITKPVDMDILLLKVKTFYRIYEQSRKLIEIQNALLEEIEFRKKAENKKDEFISIASHELKTPLTSVKGYVQLLERSVDRGDMDTVKKHLAKAQVQLEKLNDLIADLLDISKIESGKLKFNKKNFILDETLESVMEIINQSNPEFTLTKTGFAPQEIYGDEMRIEQVIINFLTNAIKYSPGTNEVRIHVNVEGDRVYVGVRDFGIGIDPEQQKNVFDKFYRVEETAIQFQGLGIGLYISAEIIRRHGGEVGVKSVLGEGSEFYFIIPLISDSEKE
- a CDS encoding neutral zinc metallopeptidase encodes the protein MQWFGKGSGNIEDRRGMSGGTVLGGGLGIIVVVLGLIFGTDLTGVVNQLPLNTGSQTEVKPTDPTDAQGKFVDGVLESTNQVWEKQFQKMGKTYEEPILVLFEGSVQSACGNASAAVGPFYCPADHKVYIDLSFYNELKDRFGAAGDFAQAYVIAHEVGHHVQNLLGISDKMDKYRRQLSEKEYNKLSVKLELQADFLAGLWAHDAQNLKDFKLEDGDIEEALNAANAIGDDKLQKQAQGEVVPDAFTHGTSAQRMQWFRKGFETGDIKQGDTFNFEQL